A single Nodosilinea sp. PGN35 DNA region contains:
- the tmk gene encoding dTMP kinase, which produces MPGKLLVFEGVEGCGKSTQLKRLHAALPQSDRLHQLQRRGFVPQILTTREPGGTELGAGLRQLLLSDRGGAPMVSRAELLLYAADRAQHVEEVIKPALARGCWVLCDRYTDSTVAYQGYGRGIDLDLIDQLNQVATGGLVPDLTLWLSLDVATGLARTRQRGVADRMEQADLAFHQRVQRGFETLAMQHPERIVAIDAAAAIETVAAEIFAVVEDYLQQWYAPSLTA; this is translated from the coding sequence ATGCCGGGTAAGCTGCTGGTGTTTGAAGGGGTGGAGGGCTGCGGCAAATCGACTCAGCTAAAGCGGCTGCACGCGGCGCTGCCGCAGAGCGATCGCCTGCATCAACTCCAGCGCCGCGGCTTCGTTCCCCAAATTTTGACGACCCGCGAGCCGGGGGGCACGGAGCTGGGTGCGGGCCTGCGCCAGCTGCTGCTGAGCGATCGCGGTGGTGCGCCGATGGTTAGCCGGGCCGAGCTGCTGCTCTACGCCGCCGATCGGGCCCAGCATGTGGAAGAGGTGATTAAGCCGGCCTTGGCAAGGGGCTGCTGGGTGCTGTGCGATCGCTATACCGACTCTACCGTGGCCTACCAGGGCTACGGGCGCGGCATCGACTTAGACTTGATTGACCAACTTAACCAGGTGGCCACCGGAGGCCTGGTACCCGACCTTACCCTGTGGCTCAGCCTCGACGTTGCTACCGGGCTGGCCCGCACCCGGCAGCGGGGAGTCGCCGATCGCATGGAGCAGGCCGATCTGGCGTTTCACCAGCGCGTGCAGCGGGGGTTTGAAACCCTGGCGATGCAGCATCCCGAGCGGATTGTGGCGATCGATGCCGCCGCCGCCATAGAGACCGTCGCCGCCGAGATTTTTGCCGTTGT
- a CDS encoding FHA domain-containing protein, translating into MPLHTKLSNILIVEDSKGRREIVLDGSVYSIGRDPKCDIRLSSQFVSRHHATLVQLPKDDDTFYYRIVDGNLKGKPSANGMLINGRKLQAHDLKNEDEIVFGPQARAIYYQLKRDSQSTLPPDEFDITLISPNMVEEGEEESDSLDDDTEI; encoded by the coding sequence ATGCCACTCCACACCAAACTCAGTAATATTCTCATTGTTGAAGACAGTAAGGGCCGCCGAGAAATTGTCTTGGACGGGTCGGTCTATTCCATTGGGCGAGACCCTAAGTGCGACATTCGCCTGTCGTCTCAGTTCGTGTCGCGGCACCATGCCACCCTGGTACAGCTCCCCAAGGACGATGACACGTTTTACTACCGCATTGTAGACGGCAACCTCAAGGGCAAGCCCAGCGCTAACGGTATGTTGATCAACGGGCGCAAGCTTCAGGCCCACGACCTTAAAAACGAAGATGAGATCGTCTTTGGGCCTCAGGCCCGCGCCATCTATTACCAGCTCAAGCGAGATAGCCAGTCTACGCTACCCCCCGATGAGTTTGATATTACGCTCATCAGTCCCAATATGGTGGAAGAGGGGGAGGAAGAGTCGGATAGCCTGGACGATGACACGGAAATTTAG
- a CDS encoding cyclic nucleotide-binding domain-containing protein, which translates to MKRVVFILGVLEDEDVDWLIDAGQRRELQPGEVLIREGAACDDIYLILNGSLEVSVAAISDQPIAQLATGEVVGEMSFVDGQPPSATVTALEPGIVLAISCSQLRHKLQQDIWFASRFYRALAILLSSRLRSTVKHLQGEHWRPVASLNDVGLDEMGDMLSMGSIRFDWMLKRLRNVNSGPWEELEVDSAD; encoded by the coding sequence ATGAAGCGTGTGGTATTCATTCTCGGGGTTTTAGAAGATGAAGACGTTGACTGGCTGATTGATGCTGGTCAGCGTCGAGAACTGCAACCGGGAGAGGTGTTAATTCGTGAAGGTGCCGCCTGCGACGATATCTACCTTATTCTAAACGGTAGCTTAGAGGTTTCGGTGGCGGCCATCAGCGACCAGCCCATTGCTCAGCTGGCCACAGGCGAGGTGGTGGGCGAGATGTCTTTTGTCGATGGTCAACCCCCCTCGGCAACGGTAACCGCCCTCGAACCCGGTATTGTGCTGGCTATCTCCTGTAGTCAACTGCGCCATAAGCTCCAGCAGGATATATGGTTTGCCTCGCGTTTTTATCGAGCCCTGGCCATTTTGCTCTCTAGCCGTCTGCGCAGCACCGTGAAGCATTTGCAGGGTGAGCACTGGCGACCTGTGGCCAGCCTTAACGACGTTGGGCTTGACGAAATGGGCGATATGCTCTCCATGGGCAGCATTCGTTTTGACTGGATGCTCAAGCGGCTGCGCAACGTCAACTCTGGCCCCTGGGAAGAGCTGGAGGTTGACTCGGCTGACTAG
- a CDS encoding RMD1 family protein, which translates to MTTATPGTAIAAFALTDDVAVCAYFLGQSIDLGALTPSSGAALPPSSPLMVPVGEGGQGVLFSYGAVVLFGLSEAAEQAFIASLRPYIDHPIDHPETEAATIRLTPDSSGKVQDGLIFLSSLDGLRLHLVADVMAKSVVLAYYEIGAAAVFDRIEPYAVELQHQHRPRVQGDQLLQQIGQTLMIQHKIVGRVEIVDKPELLWEYPELDPLYHRLEDEYEIRDRHSALERKLDLVSRTAETVIDLQRHQTGLRLEWYVVLLIVIEVLLSLYDLFVRPR; encoded by the coding sequence ATGACTACCGCTACCCCAGGAACGGCGATCGCCGCCTTTGCCCTCACCGATGATGTGGCTGTGTGCGCCTACTTTTTGGGCCAAAGTATTGATCTTGGGGCTCTAACCCCGTCCAGCGGAGCTGCGTTGCCCCCCTCTTCGCCGCTGATGGTGCCCGTTGGTGAGGGCGGGCAGGGGGTGCTGTTTAGCTATGGGGCCGTGGTGCTGTTTGGCCTTTCAGAAGCTGCGGAACAGGCGTTTATCGCCAGCCTCCGGCCCTACATTGACCATCCCATCGACCACCCTGAGACCGAAGCTGCCACCATTCGCCTGACCCCTGACAGCAGCGGCAAGGTACAGGATGGGCTGATTTTTTTATCGTCCCTCGATGGACTGCGCCTGCACCTGGTGGCCGATGTGATGGCAAAGAGCGTGGTGCTGGCCTACTACGAAATCGGCGCGGCGGCAGTGTTTGACCGCATTGAACCCTACGCCGTGGAGCTGCAACACCAGCACCGCCCTCGGGTGCAGGGCGACCAGTTGCTCCAGCAGATTGGCCAAACGCTGATGATTCAGCACAAGATTGTGGGTCGGGTTGAAATAGTCGACAAGCCCGAGCTGCTGTGGGAATACCCTGAGCTTGACCCCCTCTACCACCGCCTGGAAGACGAGTACGAAATTCGCGATCGCCACTCGGCCCTGGAGCGCAAGCTTGACCTAGTCAGCCGCACCGCCGAAACTGTGATCGACCTCCAGCGGCACCAGACCGGCCTGCGGCTGGAGTGGTATGTGGTGCTGCTGATTGTGATAGAAGTGCTGCTGTCGCTCTATGACCTGTTTGTTCGCCCCCGCTGA
- a CDS encoding tetratricopeptide repeat protein — protein sequence MGQSIVVNQTEFEQAVLQPSFEQPVLVDFFATWCGPCQLLKPMLEKLAQEYDFTLAKVDIDANPELAQAFRVEGVPDVRIVTQGQVQEGFVGVLPEPQLRELLASLGLQSSLEQDLALFEAAQASGDKAEILSALATLLTRYPNNGQMLLKAAQVYLAQGDDALASQYLDLIDLNDRTTAAQADGIRGLLTLRQSLADLGDSDLDIAYGTAGQAALKGDFTAALEGFLGVVERDRTYRSDAGRKAMLTVFKLLGDSDPLTVIYRKRLMQALY from the coding sequence ATGGGACAGTCGATTGTTGTCAATCAAACCGAGTTTGAGCAGGCGGTGCTGCAACCCTCCTTTGAGCAGCCGGTGCTGGTCGATTTTTTTGCCACCTGGTGCGGCCCCTGTCAGCTGCTCAAACCCATGCTCGAGAAGCTGGCCCAGGAGTACGACTTCACCCTGGCCAAGGTCGATATTGACGCCAACCCAGAGCTGGCCCAGGCATTCAGGGTCGAAGGAGTGCCCGACGTGCGTATTGTCACCCAGGGGCAGGTGCAGGAGGGGTTTGTGGGGGTGCTGCCCGAGCCGCAGCTGCGCGAACTGCTGGCCAGCCTGGGCCTGCAATCCTCCTTGGAGCAAGATCTGGCCCTGTTTGAAGCCGCCCAGGCTAGCGGCGACAAAGCAGAGATCTTGTCTGCCCTGGCGACGCTGCTGACCCGCTACCCCAACAACGGCCAGATGTTGCTCAAGGCCGCCCAGGTGTACCTGGCCCAGGGAGATGATGCCCTGGCCAGCCAGTATTTGGATTTGATTGACCTCAATGACCGCACCACCGCCGCCCAGGCCGACGGCATCCGGGGCCTCTTGACCCTGCGCCAGTCCCTGGCAGATTTGGGGGATTCTGACTTAGACATTGCCTATGGAACTGCTGGCCAGGCGGCGCTGAAGGGCGATTTTACTGCCGCCCTGGAGGGCTTTTTGGGCGTGGTGGAGCGCGATCGCACCTACCGCAGCGACGCCGGTCGCAAGGCCATGCTGACCGTATTCAAACTGCTGGGCGACAGCGACCCGCTCACCGTCATCTACCGCAAACGCCTGATGCAGGCCCTCTATTGA